From a region of the Castanea sativa cultivar Marrone di Chiusa Pesio chromosome 10, ASM4071231v1 genome:
- the LOC142614206 gene encoding protein TRI1-like, translating into MASSRWRAVFGGTTTLMSAAKEKAKTTTTTTTTTKAARSNIGIQKVLQISPQLGKFLDGATESSRTHAVKKVWEHIKLHHLQNPANRKEIICDEKLKSIFDGKEKVQFQEIAKFLSNHFVKSS; encoded by the exons ATGGCATCATCGCGTTGGAGGGCAGTGTTTGGGGGAACGACGACGCTTATGAGCGCCGcaaaagaaaaagcaaagacgacgactactactactactactaccaaAGCAGCTCGTTCCAACATCGGCATTCAGAAGGTGCTTCAGATCTCTCCTCAACTCGGCAAATTCCTCGACGGCGCCACCGAGTCCTCTCGCACCCACGCCGTCAAGAAGGTCTGGGAACACATCAAGCTCCACCACCTCCag AACCCTGCAAACAGAAAGGAAATCATTTGTGATGAGAAGCTGAAGTCCATTTTCGATGGGAAAGAAAAGGTTCAGTTCCAAGAAATTGCCAAGTTCCTGTCCAACCATTTTGTGAAGTCCAGTTAA
- the LOC142613762 gene encoding uncharacterized protein LOC142613762: protein MEGEEGGIRLSKRFSEKEKGEVDYKTKAGTAWSHSYLNQKPWHPLSYPNQRRKWIAEQTHANRERRAEEVAREYAQEQEFFRQTALISKKEKEKVEMMKAVSFMYVRPPGYNPESAKAAELADADADADDNKTQHHPPESVPDRSGEEKKKPRPKDVFGRYLPTEEEFEVLKNAPRLETGVAGRVKPFGVEVRNVKCLRCGTYGHQSGDRECPLKDAIMPNEESRLKRDDPLNAIIAQTDPGEPLKWELKQKPGISPPRGGFKPDDPNQQIVAEDIFDEYGGFLGGGDIPSLLSNFSSKPKKSKKKHKQKKQESPSGRESKDPYENEFSEDVERRMKNKKHRVKEKKRNNSESSSSDGSEFDRPKQSRHKHSYLSEDSDADRICRSKKSRDKHSYSSEDSDFDRRHRSDKSRHKRSCLSEYSNLERHHRNDKSIHKSSYLSEDSDLERHHGIDKSRHKHSYSSDDADPEKHHRGDKSRHKLTHSSKVSDSERHHRSKRSRQKQSYSSEDSDPEKHRRSKRSRQKQSYSSEDSDPEKHCRSKRSRQKQSYSSEDSDPEKHCRSKKSRQKQSYSSEDSNPRRHHRIEKSRNKSSLSHSIEDSDKGHRRSKYHR from the exons ATGGAAGGAGAAGAGGGAGGAATAAGGCTGAGCAAGAGATTttcagagaaagagaaaggcGAAGTTGATTACAAGACGAAAGCAGGAACAGCGTGGAGCCACTCTTACCTAAACCAAAAGCCATGGCATCCTCTCTCTTATCCCAACCAACGCCGCAAGTGGATCGCCGAACAGACCCACGCCAACCGCGAGCGCCGTGCCGAAGAAGTCGCTCGCGAg TATGCTCAGGAGCAGGAATTCTTTCGCCAAACTGCTCTCATctccaagaaagaaaaagaaaag GTGGAGATGATGAAAGCTGTTAGCTTCATGTATGTTCGGCCACCTGGTTACAACCCAGAAAGTGCCAAAGCTGCAGAGCTTGCTGATGCTGATGCTGATGCTGATGATAACAAAACCCAACACCACCCACCTGAATCTGTGCCTGATCGTTCTggtgaagaaaagaagaaaccaaGGCCAAAGGATGTTTTTGGCCGATATTTACCAACTGAAGAagaatttgaagttttgaaaaatgCTCCTCG GCTGGAGACTGGAGTTGCTGGAAGGGTGAAACCATTTGGAGTTGAAGTGCGCAATGTGAAATGTCTAAGATGTGGAACTTATGGTCATCAAAGTGGCGATCGTGAATGTCCGTTGAAAGATGCTATAATGCCTAACGAAGAGAGTCGATTGAAAAGAGATGACCCCTTAAATGCCATCATTGCCCAAACAGATCCCGGTGAG CCTCTAAAGTGGGAGCTCAAGCAAAAACCAGGAATTAGTCCTCCTCGCGGAGGGTTCAAACCAGATGATCCTAACCAGCAAATAGTTGCTGAGGACATATTTGATGAGTATGGAG GGTTCCTCGGTGGGGGTGATATCCCCAGTTTGCTGTCGAACTTCTCTAGCAAACCCAAGAAGTCTAAAAAGAAGCATAAGCAAAAAAAGCAGGAGTCACCATCTGGTAGAGAATCTAAGGACCCATATGAAAATGAGTTTTCTGAGGATGTGGAGAGGAGgatgaagaataaaaaacatAGGGTGAAGGAAAAAAAGCGAAATAATTCTGAATCAAGTTCATCAGACGGTTCAGAGTTTGATAGACCCAAACAGAGCAGACACAAGCATTCTTATTTGTCTGAAGATTCGGATGCTGACAGAATTTGTAGAAGTAAAAAGAGCAGAGACAAGCATTCTTACTCATCTGAAGATTCTGACTTTGATAGGCGTCATAGAAGTGACAAGAGTAGACACAAGCGTTCTTGTTTATCTGAATATTCCAACCTTGAGAGGCATCATAGAAATGACAAGAGCATACACAAGAGTTCATATTTATCTGAAGATTCCGACCTTGAGAGGCATCATGGAATTGACAAGAGCAGACACAAGCATTCCTATTCATCTGATGATGCTGACCCAGAGAAGCATCATAGAGGTGACAAGAGTAGACACAAGCTTACACATTCATCTAAAGTTTCTGACTCTGAGAGGCATCATAGAAGTAAAAGGAGCAGGCAAAAGCAGTCTTATTCATCTGAAGATTCTGACCCTGAGAAGCATCGTAGAAGCAAAAGGAGCAGGCAAAAGCAGTCTTATTCATCCGAAGATTCTGACCCTGAGAAGCATTGTAGAAGCAAAAGGAGCAGGCAAAAGCAGTCTTATTCGTCTGAAGATTCTGACCCTGAGAAGCATTGTAGAAGTAAAAAGAGCAGGCAAAAGCAATCATATTCATCCGAAGATTCTAACCCTAGGAGGCATCATAGAATTGAAAAGAGCAGAAACAAGAGTTCTCTTTCACATTCAATTGAAGATTCCGATAAAGGGCATCGTAGAAGTAAATATCATCGTTAA
- the LOC142611609 gene encoding uncharacterized protein LOC142611609, translating to MGKAMAMAMAMAMRSSMGTAFRIVGSRSMSTKVPHSHFSNRPIPKEVLKAIRPSSSSSEFRKFLNIPGTSRSENALLISKFLKLYTAQSPGIKKDKIWEDNLNKLLHGKDRAGLPEIAKLLSPQFNQQGGMNSESKTVDNKHQRGAKAKGRKKK from the exons ATGGGCAAGGCGATGGCTATGGCTATGGCTATGGCGATGAGGAGCAGCATGGGTACAGCCTTTAGAATAGTAGGAAGCAGAAGCATGAGCACCAAAGTCCctcattctcacttttccaATCGTCCCATTCCCAAAGAGGTACTCAAAGCCATCagaccttcttcttcttcttctgagtTCCGCAAGTTCCTCAACATTCCTGGCACCTCTCGCTCTGAAAACGCCTTGTTGATCTCCAAGTTCCTCAAGCTCTACACTGcccag AGCCCTGGgataaaaaaggataaaatttgGGAGGATAACTTGAATAAATTATTACATGGGAAAGACAGAGCTGGGTTACCAGAGATTGCTAAATTGCTGTCTCCACAATTCAACCAACAAGGAGGCATGAACTCAGAGTCAAAAACTGTTGACAACAAACACCAAAGGGGCGCGAAAGCAAAAGGAAGGAAGAAGAAGTAG